The Pedobacter roseus genome contains a region encoding:
- the rpsS gene encoding 30S ribosomal protein S19: MARSIKKGPYIDHNVEKKVNSMNDSGKKSVIKTWSRRSMISPDFVNHTFAVHNGNKFIPVYVTENMVGHKLGEFAPTRTFRGHAEKKK, encoded by the coding sequence ATGGCTCGTTCGATAAAAAAAGGACCTTATATTGACCATAACGTAGAGAAAAAAGTAAACTCTATGAATGATTCAGGCAAAAAGTCTGTAATCAAAACTTGGTCTCGCAGATCAATGATATCACCAGATTTCGTGAATCATACATTTGCAGTACACAACGGAAATAAATTTATCCCTGTGTACGTAACAGAAAACATGGTTGGTCACAAGTTGGGAGAATTTGCTCCAACCAGAACATTCAGAGGACACGCTGAAAAGAAAAAATAA
- the rplV gene encoding 50S ribosomal protein L22, with protein sequence MEAIAKLNNCPTSPRKMRLVVDLIRGERVEKALSILKFTNKEAAIRVEKLLLSAIKNWEAKNEGARPEENQLFVKTIMVDGGRQLKRLRPAPQGRGYRIRKRSNHVTLIVDSKNTETTQN encoded by the coding sequence ATGGAAGCAATAGCAAAATTAAACAATTGTCCAACCTCACCGCGTAAGATGCGTTTGGTTGTAGATCTTATCAGAGGTGAACGTGTAGAAAAAGCATTGAGCATTTTAAAGTTTACCAATAAAGAAGCAGCAATAAGAGTTGAGAAATTATTATTATCTGCTATCAAAAACTGGGAAGCTAAAAATGAAGGTGCCCGCCCTGAAGAAAATCAACTTTTTGTTAAAACAATTATGGTTGATGGTGGCCGTCAGTTAAAACGCTTACGTCCAGCTCCTCAAGGCCGTGGATATAGAATTCGTAAACGTTCTAACCACGTAACGCTGATTGTAGATAGTAAAAACACAGAAACAACTCAAAACTAA